In the Oscarella lobularis chromosome 14, ooOscLobu1.1, whole genome shotgun sequence genome, one interval contains:
- the LOC136195139 gene encoding intraflagellar transport protein 81 homolog encodes MSQQLKFIIEKLNAVPFRRNFNLISFDALEPFGLLQVLNDVLAEIGSQNKVDLREEAPEQTAIRMLNFLRILGYKPNVEAGGNIASFRNGLVQAEKQIVYPLLHWLLQRLSELKKRAYLAKFLVRIEVPAEHLHDEQVAEVYQGYEDLMAQFKELHKTAGQLKSSGFSTAEIRKDIGNMEDEREQLQKRVERLQRRVQSIPDYEQLLSACQELRMEREKEGHIAEMKRQQKNQVLHMDQKLYRTGQQLRDLKATLMGATAEGLLRQLEEENKVNSYMCNEKLPKEVDSLKMKCSDMEQVLSMPALSESDLDELQDQIDEANEEINALVEKRMLRANPADDKLAIVRQQASMIQRKKEMAMENLKEAMEELASLDVDLKEKREALKEMGGAVPSAEEMKTYVSTLRVKGIEYKRKRAELAEIRDEVSVLSRTEEILRSKDDSVGDYLSKLEEEKGISGYQKTQEELEKVSTMKSELDERKGKTLEGISEMAKRLHETIMQKRTKLAPIIRELRPLRQEHQDLVAEHEEKKAVYDTTLAGLESNLSKLEQEVKAYREEILLEQSRYHYLMAMKKVTEEKQRRVAAEMKSYVSTADAERKKSYRDLYTKKIQEQENQGKALREKQKAVRESHGPSMRQMKMWKDLEKLMQCKRECFAKQQEERRQEALAEQDIIEDRLVL; translated from the exons ATGAGCCAACAACTCAAGTTCATCATCGAAAAGCTGAACGCTGTTCCATTTCGACGAAACTTCAACCTAATAAG CTTCGACGCTCTCGAACCGTTCGGTCTGCTTCAAGTCCTCAACGATGTCCTCGCCGAAATCGGTTCCCAG AACAAAGTCGATCTTCGCGAAGAGGCTCCCGAACAGACGGCAATACGCATGCTCAACTTTCTTCGCATACTCGGCTACAAACCCAACGTCGAAGCTGGCGGAAACAT CGCTTCGTTTCGCAACGGTCTCGTTCAGGCGGAAAAACAGATCGTTTATCCGCTTCTTCATTGGCTACTTCAGCGTCTTTCTGAGCTGAAAAAACGCGCGTATTTGGCTAAGTTTCTCGTCAGGATTGAAGTCCCGGCTGAGCATCTTCACGACGAGCAAGTAGCTGAAGTGTATCAAGGG TATGAAGATTTGATGGCGCAGTTCAAGGAACTTCACAAGACGGCGGGACAATTGAAATCGTCTGGTTTTTCGACAGCAGAAATTAGAAAA GATATAGGAAACATGGAAGACGAACGAGAACAGCTTCAAAAGAGAGTCGAACGACTACAAAGACGA GTACAGTCAATTCCTGATTATGAACAACTCCTCAGCGCTTGCCAAGAACTTAGAATGGAACGCGAAAAGGAAGGCCACATTGCGGAAATGAAacgacagcaaaaaaatcaa gtttTGCATATGGATCAGAAGCTCTATCGTACTGGGCAGCAGCTTCGAGATTTGAAGGCGACTCTTATGGGAGCTACAGCTGAAG GTTTGCTTCGGCAGTTGGAAGAGGAGAACAAAGTCAATTCGTACATGTGTAATGAAAAATTGCCAAAG GAAGTTGATTCGTTGAAAATGAAGTGTAGTGACATGGAACAGGTTCTATCAATGCCGGCGCTATCTGAGTCGGATTTGGACGAATTGCAAGATCAA ATTGATGAAGCAAATGAAGAAATTAACGCTCTTGTCGAAAAGAGGATGCTGCGAGCCAATCCAGCGGACGACAAGCTGGCTATTGTTCGGCAACAG GCTTCTATGATACAACGTAAGAAGGAAATGGCTATGGAAAATCTGAAGGAAGCCATGGAGGAG CTTGCGAGCTTAGATGttgatttgaaagagaaacgggagGCTTTGAAGGAAATGGGTGGCGCTGTGCCGTCAGCTGAGGAG atgaaaaCCTATGTATCGACGCTGAGAGTAAAGGGAATCGAGTATAAGCGAAAGAGAGCCGAGTTGGCTGAGATCAGAGACGAAGTAAGCGTTCTTAGTCGAACGGAGGAAATTCTTCGTTCGAAGGACGACAGCGTTGGCGATTATCTG AGTAAgctggaagaagagaaagggatATCTGGGTATCAAAAAACGCAAGAAGAGCTTGAAAAG GTCTCTACAATGAAAAGCGAACTGGATGAACGGAAGGGAAAGACTTTAGAGGGAATATCTGAGATG GCCAAACGACTACATGAAACGATTATGCAGAAGAGAACTAAATTGGCTCCTATTATTCGAGAATTGAGACCTCTGAGACAAGAGCATCAG GATCTTGTTGCTGAgcacgaagagaaaaaagccgTTTATGACACGACATTAGCTGGGCTAGAAAGCAATCTTTCTAAACTAGAACAG GAGGTGAAAGCGTATCGCGAAGAGATTTTGTTGGAGCAGAGCCGGTATCATTATTTGATGGCGATGAAGAAGGTTACGGAGGAGAAACAGAGGCGAGTTGCCGCGGAAATGAAGAGCTACGTGTCGACAGCGGACGCggagaggaagaaatcgtaTCGGGACTTGTATACGAAGAAAATTCAGGAGCAGGAGAATCAAGGAAAG GCTTTGCGTGAGAAGCAAAAGGCAGTGCGGGAGTCTCATGGTCCCAGTATGAGGCAGATGAAAATGTggaaa GATCTTGAAAAATTGATGCAGTGCAAGAGGGAGTGCTTTGCCAAGCAGCAAGAGGAACGAAGGCAGGAAGCGCTCGCAGAACAGGATATTATTGAAGACAGACTCGTTCTTTAA
- the LOC136195150 gene encoding probable Bax inhibitor 1 gives MNRLLNRRGLSLKTLTDFSSLEDSTRKHLKNVYSCLSLSMLAAAGGSAVHLGGVFRGGILASLVSFGFLMALMFTKNSKGNSMKRMGFLMGFAACTGLGLGPILDFAVAVDPSIIPTAFLGTCVIFASFTLSALWAKQRSYLYMGGTLFSCLNLLMLAGLINLFARSTFLFNIQLYGGLALMCAFVLFDTQLIVEKRRSGDDDFIWHSVDLFIDFIDIFRRLVIILGMNKKKNNKD, from the exons ATGAACCGACTTCTGAACCGCCGAGGCTTGTCTTTGAAGACTCTAACAGACTTCTCCTCACT GGAAgattcgacgcgaaagcATTTGAAAAACGTCTACAGCTGCCTGTCCCTCTCAATGCTAGCGGCAGCGGGAGGCAGCGCTGTTCACTTGGGCGGCGTTTTCAGA GGTGGAATTCTGGCCAGTTTGGTGTCTTTCGGCTTTTTGATGGCGCTCATGTTCACGAAAAATTCGAAGGGAAATTCGATGAAACGAATGG GTTTTCTTATGGGATTTGCTGCGTGCACCG GTCTTGGTCTTGGACCCATTCTCGATTTTGCAGTGGCCGTGGATCCAAG taTTATCCCCACTGCTTTTCTTGGCACGTGCGTCATCTTTGCGAGTTTCACTCTCAGTGCCCTCTGGGCTAAACAGAGATCTTATCTCTATATGGGCG GGACGTTGTTTTCTTGTCTGAATTTGCTGATGTTGGCGGGGTTAATCAATCTCTTCGCTCGTTCCacctttctcttcaat ATTCAACTCTACGGTGGTCTTGCTCTCATGTGcgcttttgttttgtttgatACTCAGTTGATTGTGGAGAAGCGTCGTAGTGGAGACGATGATTTCATCTG GCATTCTGTTGATTTGTTTATTGACTTTATTGAcattttccgtcgtcttGTAATCATCCTCGGAATGAACAAG aagaagaacaacAAGGATTAA
- the LOC136195146 gene encoding sialic acid synthase-like, protein MPLEFEIAPGRRVGGDNPCFVIAEIGQNHQGDLEIAKRMIRLVKEAGADCAKFQKSELDHKFNKAALERPYVTPNSWGKTYGEHKRYLEFSHSQYRELKAYAENEVGIIFAASGMDQAAADFLLDDLRIPFLKVGSGDTNNLPYLEHVAKKGSPLVISSGMQSMDTMRRVYETVKPINSNFALLQCTSAYPLEPKDVHLNVISTYRKEFPDIPIGYSGHESGVAITLAAVAIGAKIIERHVTLDKTWKGSDHSASLSMDELAEMIKSIRIVEESLGSSLKAMRPCESYTHQKLGKSVVAVGDISAGDTLSIEKLAVKVAEPRGFPPERIYELIGKKTKKAIKDDATVLEEDIEF, encoded by the exons ATGCCTTTGGAGTTCGAAATCGCGCCCGGGCGTCGTGTCGGCGGCGACAATCCGTGCTTCGTTATCGCCGAAATCGGGCAGAACCATCAGGGCGATCTAGAAATCGCCAAACGAATGATTCGACTCGTGAAGGAGGCGGGCGCCGATTGCGCCAAGTTTCAGAAGAGCGAACTCGACCACAAATTCAATAAAGCGGCATTAGAACGGCCCTACGTGACGCCGAACTCGTGGGGCAAGACGTACGGCGAACACAAGCGCTATCTCGAATTTAGTCACAGCCAATATCGAGAATTGAAAGCGTacgccgaaaacgaagttGGAATCATTTTCGCAGCCTCGGGAATGGAccag GCTGCTGCGGATTTTTTGCTCGACGATTTGCGAATTCCTTTTTTGAAAGTCGGCTCGGGTGATACGAACAATTTGCCGTATTTGGAGCACGTGGCAAAGAAGGGTTCACCTTTGGTCATATCATCAG GAATGCAAAGCATGGATACAATGAGACGAGTGTATGAGACAGTGAAGCCGATTAATAGCAATTTTGCCCTTCTTCAATGCACAAGTGCCTATCCACTTGAGCCCAAGGACGTCCACCTCAATGTCATATCA ACATACAGAAAGGAATTTCCTGATATACCTATTGGTTATTCTGGTCACGAAAGTGGCGTTGCCATCACTCTCGCTGCCGTTGCCATTGGCGCTAAAATCAtcgaacgtcacgtgacgctaGATAAAACATGGAAAGGCAGCGATCATTCCGCCTCACTTTCTATGGACGAGCTTGCTGAAATGATAAAGAGCATTCGCATAGTAGAGGAATCTCTTGGCTCTTCTTTGAAAGCGATGAGACCCTGTGAATCGTACACTCACCAAAAA CTGGGGAAGAGTGTCGTTGCTGTTGGTGATATTTCCGCCGGTGATACGCTCTCGATTGAGAAACTGGCTGTCAAGGTCGCCGAACCAAGGGGTTTTCCTCCCGAGCGAATTTACGAGCTAATagggaagaagacgaaaaaagcgatcAAAGATGACGCGACCGTTCTCGAAGAAGACATTGAATTCTAG
- the LOC136195142 gene encoding TBC1 domain family member 19-like — translation MSVLREIAQMCANEFSHMNEDRKSSVSRAVLDSIKHRIIDEIFKNPSSFKDDLAKSVETFVRESGLATALENDLFAKKLSETLVPNDRLSFIDQANASWTKRVIKSINAMCTELSLPLARKRTGDQVKTATKAWNSLSTQGGVSKSGLKPIYSAKDFFQVVVGIRNPNRVDSIGGQWELCRVAMATKGVDELRRIFDELSPSSKWENFENEEKYRLGEKVIRAKSVAAAKQYLKTGCPMGLRSKVWPLAFGIDLSPESLLYFNQLKSSVVQYDLLLDGIMMQDVRMTAANDESFFVFEDDLHQAGLALLRDCHVQREAFPPDSQLFSYIRGNLGNVDFHVGYPPSGVVPFYGFSYYLTPFCFLYESVDRLYLAFRRFYVDYLHHLHTISSHPNGIVSLCCQFENILMEKEPFLFQHLVHIGADPLRLVFAWIMQAFTCQLDTEQTLLLWDRIAGFHSTLPLALLSVGILMFRKSSLLKINKLEEAEVVLSSLKGIKVIPLLQLVLFA, via the coding sequence ATGTCTGTGCTGCGCGAAATCGCGCAGATGTGCGCAAACGAATTCTCTCACATGAACGAGGATAGGAAATCGAGCGTTTCTCGAGCCGTTCTCGACTCGATAAAGCATCGAATCATCGACGAAATATTCAAAAATCCCTCGTCGTTCAAAGACGACCTCGCAAAGTCCGTCGAAACGTTCGTGCGCGAATCGGGCCTCGCCACGGCGCTCGAAAACGACCTATTCGCCAAGAAACTATCCGAAACGCTCGTTCCAAACGACCGTCTATCGTTCATCGATCAAGCGAACGCATCGTGGACGAAACGAGTGATAAAGAGCATCAATGCGATGTGTACGGAACTGAGTCTCCCTTTGGCGCGAAAACGGACGGGAGATCAAgtgaagacggcgacgaaggcgtgGAATTCGCTTAGTACCCAAGGCGGCGTCTCGAAATCCGGTCTAAAGCCGATCTATTCGGCGAAGGATTTTttccaagtcgtcgtcggaattCGAAATccgaatcgcgtcgattcgattggCGGTCAGTGGGAGTTGTGCAGGGTTGCCATGGCGACGAAAGGAGTCGACGAATTGAggcgaattttcgacgaattgtcgccgtcgtcgaaatgggAGAATTTcgaaaacgaggaaaaaTATCGTTTGGGCGAAAAAGTGATTCGAGCGAAaagcgtcgccgccgcaaaGCAATATTTGAAAACGGGCTGTCCAATGGGATTGAGATCGAAAGTGTGGCCATTGGCATTTGGCATCGATTTGAGCCCCGAATCATTGTTGTATTTCAATCAGCTCAAGTCGTCCGTAGTCCAATACGATTTGCTCTTGGATGGAATCATGATGCAGGATGTTAgaatgacggcggcgaacgacgaaagcttttttgtttttgagGATGATCTCCATCAAGCTGGGCTGGCTCTTCTCAGAGATTGTCACGTGCAGCGCGAAGCCTTTCCTCCCGACTCGCAGCTCTTCTCCTATATACGTGGAAACTTGGGAAATGTCGATTTTCATGTGGGATATCCTCCGAGTGGCGTCGTTCCTTTCTATGGATTTTCTTACTATTTGACGCcgttttgttttctgtaCGAGTCTGTGGATCGACTCTATCTCGCCTTTCGGCGGTTTTATGTCGATTatcttcatcatcttcatACGATTTCGTCGCATCCCAACGGAATCGTTTCGCTCTGTTGTCAATTTGAGAATATTTTAATGGAAAAAgaaccgtttctctttcagcaCTTGGTTCACATTGGAGCTGATCCTCTTCGACTTGTTTTTGCTTGGATAATGCAGGCGTTTACGTGCCAATTAGATACGGAGCAAACGCTCCTTCTCTGGGATCGTATAGCTGGCTTTCATTCTACTCTACCATTGGCTCTATTATCTGTGGGAATATTGATGTTTCGAAAGAGCAGTCTACTGAAGATTAATAAACTGGAAGAGGCAGAAGTAGTGCTGTCGAGTTTGAAAGGAATCAAAGTAATTCCTCTATTACAGCTTGTCTTATTTGCATGA
- the LOC136195138 gene encoding run domain Beclin-1-interacting and cysteine-rich domain-containing protein-like, translating to MEETERDCLLFALYATVGEILEKHKKGPLFGTTNDESTSLCENVYNILHHGSSVQVTPDTVDFWPFIEGLLTVQPCLASLYKKFDRKRFLSNGERCQAWIRHSLEENSLGSHLAILVASQDHLERNYHDFAFLRHRHHFAAMRDCLRALEQEDMNRLPDLSEFTNIGMSGPLDLSPPDVVVRPHCGSIPSGYDSGVEFAENRKMMNASSFVPVNPVSSVGLSQAVGSLKTTRSVAMALEHHEGRDKSPSNAVMLLEKLKDGKARSYSLRKDEEEEEDPGEFDGEESNSEEEDDNDDEVDGGSDAEKSLDPSFVRLNVDELEENKGGEEVEESKDKEVGTESLLNMMGSPKLVSATNLERDNSHFIVSDCIISAVEELRSIEEEKRAFRIVAEEEKQYVRWRKSSEMKNDETDDSNSEKEYELSEEPKSPCSLRDHRSSSMASLFNVSDFQSVSRTRANSVASQRLAGKNSAEAVGQSMLDLFSDKELPPHSEMQHLILARDNYFRQVTSSYNTTVVDDESQVWGEASRVRGTSDWAPPRPQIIFFVHPTVKRKQAMAKQNFRCAGCGLRVEAQHMKYFRYCEYTGKYFCSSCHTRKMYIIPGRILQKWDFRQFSVSNHAHELLTRIFNDPIFNVAAANRALLRKVRDLAVATSVREQLHRMESFVKACRLADSLVPDFRRFGYLISSSEHALYSLKDLFRLNRGDLLPSLKDLAERALSHFDGCLLCQARGFVCEVCKDFKDIIFPFQTRKCAQCPECRNCFHSRCFESVKNQCSRCERMRARKLKGNEESEKPQ from the exons ATGGAGGAAACGGAGCGAGACTGCCTTCTCTTCGCTCTCTACGCAACCGTAGGCGAAATACTCGAGAAACACAAGAAAGGACCCCTTTTCgggacgacgaacgacgagtcgacgtcgctgtgCGAAAACGTCTACAATATCCTCCACCACGGCTCTTCGGTTCAA GTAACGCCCGATACGGTCGATTTTTGGCCATTTATCGAAGGTCTCTTGACCGTGCAACCGTGCCTCGCCTCTCTCTATAAGAAATTCGATCGCAAGCGCTTTCTCAGCAACGGCGAACGATGCCAGGCGTGGATACGGCACTCGCTCGAAGAAAATAGCCTCGGTTCTCATCTCGCAATTCTCGTCGCAAGTCAAGATCATCTCGAGAGAAATTATCACg attttgcTTTTTTACGTCATCGACATCATTTTGCTGCTATGAGAGACTGTCTACGCGCTTTGGAACAAGAGGATATGAATCGATTGCCCGATCTATCGGAATTCACTAACATAGGCATGTCCGGTCCTCTTGATTTAAGTCCGCCGGACGTTGTCGTTCGACCTCATTGCGGATCCATTCCGAGTGGATATGATTCGGGCGTGGAATTTgcggaaaatcgaaaaatgatgaacgcttcttcttttgttcCGGTTAATCCGGTTTCGTCTGTGGGACTCAGTCAGGCGGTTGGGAgtttgaaaacgacgaggagCGTTGCCATGGCTTTGGAGCATCACGAGGGAAGGGATAAATCGCCTTCGAATGCTGTTATGCTTTTGGAGAAACTTAAGGATGGAAAGGCGAGGTCTTATTCTCTTAGAAAggatgaggaggaggaggaagatcCGGGTGAGTTTGATGGGGAGGAGAGCAATagtgaggaggaggatgacAACGATGATGAAGTGGATGGCGGAAGTGATGCGGAAAAGAGTTTGGACCCGTCTTTTGTTCGTCTCAACGTGGATGAGTTAGAGGAGAATAAAGGGGGGGAAGAAGTTGAAGAAAGTAAAGACAAAgaag ttgGCACTGAATCGCTTCTTAATATGATGGGCTCTCCAAAGCTCGTTTCAGCGACCAATCTTGAAAGA GATAACTCTCATTTTATTGTATCTGATTGTATTATTTCTGCTGTGGAAGAG TTGAGAAGCatagaggaagaaaagagggCATTtcggatcgtcgccgaagaagagaaacaataCGTTCGATGGCGAAAAAgttctgaaatgaaaaacgacgaaacgg acgATTCCAACTCGGAAAAGGAGTACGAATTATCTGAAG aaCCAAAGAGCCCCTGTTCTTTGCGAGATCacagatcgtcgtcgatggcaTCCTTATTTAACG TTTCCGATTTTCAAAGCGTTTCTagaacgcgcgctaacag TGTAGCTAGTCAAAGATTGGCGGGAAAAAATTCAGCTGAAGCGGTGGGACAAAGCATGCTGGATCTTTTCTCCGACAAAGAATTGCCTCCGCACTCGGAAATGCAGCACTTGATACTGGCGAGAGATAACTACTTCCGACAA gtgacgtcatcttatAATACGACTGTGGTTGATGACGAAAGTCAAGTGTGGGGAGAAGCC AGCCGAGTTCGGGGAACTAGCGATTGGGCGCCGCCCCGTCCCCaaataatatttttcgtGCATCCGACTGTAAA ACGAAAACAGGCCATGGCGAAGCAGAATTTTCGCTGCGCCGGCTGCGGTCTTCGCGTGGAAGcgc AACACATGAAATACTTTCGCTACTGCGAGTACACGGGAAAGTATTTTTGCAGTAGTTGCCACACTCGAAAAATGTACATAATTCCCGGTcgaattcttcaaaaatGGGATTTCAGGCA GTTTTCCGTGTCGAATCACGCTCACGAGCTTTTGACGCGCATTTTTAACGATCCCATTTTCAACGTGGCCGCCGCAAATCGCGCTCTCCTTCGCAAAGTGCGCGATCTCGCGGTGGCGACCTCCGTTCGCGAGCAGCTCCACCGCATGGAATCATTTGTCAAAGCGTGCCGCTTGGCGGACAG TCTTGTGCCCGACTTTCGTCGCTTTGGTTATCTGATTTCGTCGAGCGAGCACGCGCTCTACTCGTTGAAAGATCTCTTTCGTCTCAATCGCGGCGATCTGCTTCCGTCATTGAAAGATCTCGCCGAGCGCGCTCTTTCGCATTTCGACGGCTGCCTG CTGTGTCAAGCGCGTGGTTTCGTCTGTGAAGTCTGCAAGGATTTCAAAGACATCATTTTCCCTTTTCAGACACGGAAGTGCGCACAGTGTCCTG AGTGTAGAAATTGTTTTCACAGTCGCTGCTTCGAAAGCGTAAAGAACCAATGTAGTCGATGTGAACGGATGCGAGccag AAAGctaaaaggaaacgaagagtCGGAAAAACCGCAGTAG